The Melanotaenia boesemani isolate fMelBoe1 chromosome 11, fMelBoe1.pri, whole genome shotgun sequence genome includes the window GACAGGTTTGGAAGGTGCCGTCATTTTGCAGCTTGTACGTTCTCCACGTCTCTCTCGGTGATTAGGACCATGGCTCGTACTGGAGGCTTCCCTGTTATGCCCTGTGgaggcttcttcttcttctgaaaaGTGAAGATAGTAGTGAAGATTAAAAAAGAGCCAAACTTATCTTAGAAAAACCCCTAGATTCATCTTTTGGTTGAGTCCACTGTACTTTGTGTacagctgtgtaaaatgtaggaaaaaaactattaatttgCAAATCCCATAAACACCACCATCTTCTCTGTATCAAAGCTCATTgactaaagtaaaacaaaaatccatTCTGCAGGTAGACAAATCAGAACTTcatattctttaaaaatcatCTACCACAGACTGAAGAGAAAGGGGCTCATAAGACTTGTTAAGAGCATTTAGTTAAAGAGCCTGCATCTTTGATGGTACAGAGTGCGTTGGCATCTATGGAACTGCCATATTGCACATCTAATAAGGCTTCTGCTGCTGCAATGCAGGCTGATCTTAGACTTGGTTACATATATGTTCATGAAGTGCTACACTACAATCTGTTTTATTTGGGTCTAGTCCTCAGTGTCAATACAACACACCAGAATATTTTGCCCTGAAAAATACTACAATAGAAAGATGTATGTAAATGAAGCACAACACTGATTGCTGACTGAAGCCTGAAGCCATTTAACAAGTTACAAAATCAACAATTAATCCTAAACAGTGCAAAACTTCACTGTAGATCCCCtacagacaaaaataattacCTCCAGACTCCATGTCAGCATCATCGTCATCGCTCTGTTGTGGGATTTGACTTTTGGGGCCAAAAATCTGTTTAGCCTCGTTTTCATTCAGGTTGATCAGCTGGAGCATTTTTGTGAAGCGCTTCCGCATATTTTTGGACGTTAACGCTTCTGGGTTTTTAGCTCCACATTCTTTGACTAATCCTCTGAGGCAGTCTGTTCCACGGTAGGCGGACAGTGTGCTCGGTCGGGCAAAGATGAAGGGGTTGTTACTGAGGATCCCGCATTCTTTGCGAACACTTACTAGAAGCTCCATAGATGACTCAAAACAGGGCTTGAGTAAAATGGGAACCACTCTCCCACAGCTCCCTCTGATGTCAACTCTAGTGAAGAACCCACACAGGGTTTTTTCCAGTTCTGAGACGGACACATCCATTTCGTCAAAATTAGTGGACTTCTTCCGTGACTCGAACGCTGTTACAGGCATCGTTGCAATCTCTCGAGTTTCCCTCTTGTTGAAAACAATCGTCCGAGCGAGTACGATCCTGGCCAGAGCACcgtagttttctttatttacccCATCTCTGAGCTTCTTCTCTGCATCACGATGGACATTTTCCATGAGGGTATGCAGGAGTTTCACATCTTCAGCAAATTGAGCAAATGGCactggttttttatttttctgtttggtttctttGAGATTTTTTAAAGCATCTATAGAAATGAGCTTACTCCATTTCTGCTGATACAAAGAGAGGAAGCTTCTGGCAGACTCCGCTACATCAGTGTGACCTGACTCTGTGGCATTGTCCTCAACAATGCAACAGGTCTTCTGTAGGTTGTAACCAAGCTTAATTGCAAGAGAGGGGATACTAAATGCTTTCTTGTCTGCATCGTAACCTGCCAGGACATTCACAGCAGACACCACGTGTTCGAAGTTTGAGGGATGAAAGAAATCCTCCATATTTTGCATTGAGGTTGTCTTTTGAGCCTCGAGCAAAAGTCTTGCTATCTGACGTAGGTTTTGCCTTATGTACTGATACTTCTCCACATCGTGGCTGTGGTCTTCACACATTTGCTCCCCATACTGCAAGAGAATCCTGTCACCCATGACGGCTCGGGTCACATCATCATAATTCATTTCACTCAGAACTTTCTTCATGCTCTCACTTATACCGAGGTCGTCGCAGTCTACAGTTAAAAGCACACTCTGTGATATGATGCTCTTTCTACCCCTCGGCAAGCCATCTTTTATCTTAGCTTTTTCTGGACATTTGCTCATGTGCCCATACAGAGATGACTTTTTAAAGAGAGCACGACAGTAAATGCAGTGAATGAAGTCCACAGCTTTGGTGGGTATTCTGGGTCTTACTCGCACAGCAAGCTGTCCCTCTCCTGTTCTGAGAACATCTCTGTTATGTGCAAAGTTTCCTTCAATTCTGATTTTTCTCCAAATTTCTTTTCGTTCTTTGGAATGCAGCGGATACTGGAATGCAATCGCAACCTCTGGTTTGTCACTGTGGACTCTCTCGAGATGCCGGGCCAATTTGGTCATCGGCTTGGAGCAAAACAAACAGTAATTCCTAACGTCGTAATCACGTCCTACTTCCATAGCTGAAGTTGATAACACAACAGCTTTTAAGATGTTCTTCTGATTGATTCTATGTTTCTTTTTTGGAGGAGTTGTACTTTGATTTTCCgattcattcatttcttccTTTACTGGAAGGTTCCTTTTTGTTGCAGGGGTTGAGGGGCTGCTGAGCGGGTGGGAATCTCTGGGGTCGGTGTCGGATGGGCAGTCAGAATCACTGCCTTCACTGTGAGGCATGTAATCAGGATCGCCTTCGTGATCACTGTCATCCTCTGCAACAGATTCGTCTTCGTTTTCCTGAAACATTTATaagaaaaaggaacatttcagaATCTGAAATCACCAACGATGTTAGATTTCTTCAACAGGACAAAGTTATGGAAAAGAAAGTGCAGTCTCCTCCAGCTGTAAGGTTTTACACATCAGGACGTTTGAACCATCTTTAGCAACAACAACTATTCTCCCAACATTGAGGAGGACTTTTGGACCACTCTCCTTTACAGTGTTGCTTCAGTTTGTTAGGAATTAAAggaatttttttattcaaagctCTCTGAGGGTCCCACTACAGGATTTCAATTACGCTGAGTTCAACCCAGTTTCAGGAAACATGGCCTCATGTTTAACTCTAGAACACTTTGGTATCCAGAAGAGTTAATGGGTGACTCAGTGACTAAAGGATGTCCAGGTCCTACGACTACAAAACAAGGCTGGATTTGGCCCTCCACCACATGCTTGACCTGTAATATGCGGAATTTATGCTGATATGCTGCGcctgtatttggtttttaatgAACATACTTCTGTTATTTACAAACATTACCAGTTTGGTTTCTTATATCCAAAGGACATTAGGCCTTATTCACCAAAAGTTCATACAGACAAATGTATTCGTAAGTCCTATTTACaaactttttacttttgtaGATTATGAAATTCACCAACATCCTTGTAACAAAATTAGTGTTTGTCTTGTCTTCTGCTGTCCAGTTCATTAAAGTGTAATAATAAAACTCCTgttgtgttcttttcttctttctttttgttattttaaaataaattgaaagatATTGTAGAGTGTGCCTAACATGATAATTTCcctgaagtgaaaaataaaagtatttgtCAATAATTCAAGAACAAGTTaagctgttttaaatgttttccacttgtgagtGATCTTTCTCACTATAAAACAATGAACTTCAGATTGTTTGGAAATAACTTTATGATCCTTTTCTAGTTTGATGAGCAGTAGTAGCTGGTTCgctaagatcattgctgatgtctttcctccttggcattgtgttcaACAGCTGAATGTTGCAAACCAGCGAAGTGCCAAAACCTCTGCTTTTATAGTTTTATAGAGGTGTTCACATTGATGGTGAAAACTTAATCAAGTGCATCTGATCAGCGGCACCTGGCTGGTAGGTTACGTTTAAATTCTAAGAAGAGAGAccagactttgttttttttcacacactgtATGAGCATTTGGCTTTAGTTTTGTTAAACGTCAGTATAATATGACGTTATTCATCTGAGGTTGTGTTCACCTCATATTATTTAAACCTTGATAAGTGCCAGATGATTTTAACTGTGTCCTGGtaacataaaaccttagaaatgaAAGAGTAGTTTCTTTCTAcaagatttttacatttactaACAAATAATTTGACACAACAAAGGAGAAGAAACCgttaataaataagaaatatggTATTTTAGCTTAATAGATTAAATAATATATACCTTTTTGCTAATTATTGTCTGAAAACAATAATACAAAACTGACTTATATTTTACATGAAGAGTGAACTGACAAAAACACCTCTGGATTCAAATGTAATATGGAATTGTGCTCTAAAATGACTTATTACAATACTATAAGTGAACTGACACCACCCTGaacagagacaaaaataaagagtTACCTCTTTTGGTGGCAGTTGAATGTGGTATCCATCACTGACGTTAGTCTGTTTCTAGAGAGATAAATCATCCTATGACTAAGAGTATTGTAACTTTGTACACAAAACCACAAGGTTTGTTAATTACAAACAAATtacagcatttaaaacaaaacatatttaaccTACTGTATCAGGTGTTTCTGGCACCATCTCATCATCGCTATAATCTGGAGGTAGTGACTGGAGCTTAAATAGCAAACAACATGAGGTCAGTAGAGAGCAACACTGTAGAATCATACATGCTGTCTatgacaaacataaaataataccaGACTATAGATGAATAACGGCTCTAAAATGAGGGAAAAATGCCTAACACACTTACAAGTTCATCCATACGCTCCAGCTGTTTAAGTAGTTGAGCACGCTTTTGTAGAATTGCTGAACGTGATTTTTCATTGTTAACCTGAAAgcagacaaaaacaagaacCTTACAGAGTGTAATGTCAAATCTCCAGTCAAGCTCCACAGTTCTGCAGCTCTACATGATGTTGGCATTCAAACTAAGGCTACACCAAGTATCGAAAATCTACCTTCATCGCGATAGCAGCCTGCGCAATATAAGTATTGCAGCAACTGCCTGAACTGCAATAAGTAGTAattcttatttacatattttaaggAATCAAAGTGATTGTGTTCTAAATGCTGCTGTGTATTCATGCCCTGTGTGCATCAATagcaaattaaatggattcTTCCTGGatgctccatgtagatgctaatggCTGGCATTAGAGCACatggatgggggggggggggggggggggggggtaatttCCTTACCAGTTGAGGACTTTTGGGCATATTCTCCATAATCTCCTCCTGTGATGTTTCCTTTTCAGGATGACCAGCTCCAACTGTGACAGCGCTTTTTCCAGCTTCTGAGGAAATTAccaaattaaattcaaattaatttggCTTCACGATTTCATctgcaacacttttttttcctttttttttttttctctcaatgtCAAATGGGTAGCTTTTGTGTCTGTTGCACCAATAGGCTTAGGTAAATAAATGAAGTTAGTCTAGCTGGATATAACTGAAACCTGAAATGTTTAATCACCCTGTTAGCAGATACACGACAAACATGATGCAGTAGcacacaataaatataaacacagtttacCCCCACTATGTGATGAAGGAACCCAGTGAGACCGCTCCTGAGAAGTGGAAGACGAGGCACTGCTATGAGCGTATCCAGTAATACCAACTGACTCCATATTTTGTCCTCCAAAACTAGCTTGAGTTGTATTTATGTGTTGTTCGCATGATTGTAGACTGATGGGAAAATCCTGCAGTCTGTTCGGTAAACACTGACTGGATATCTGACTGTGAAACAAGGCTTTGAGCGGGCTGTTGGGTGCAATAAATGGCAAATCCTGGGTCCTACAAGGTTGTGGTCCTTGGTTTTGTTGAGAAAGAGATGGTGGGGGGATAGCTTTTTCTTGGTTTGTGGCTATCATCATTGAAGAGGTGTGAGGGCTTTGCTGAGAAAAGGAAATCGAGTGAGCAGCACTCGAGACTGCAGTGTTGTCATACAGCAAGTTAGATAATGTGATGTTGCTCATGCGTGGGTCATTGTACAGGGCAGTGTGAGGATTGTTGTTTCTGGAAGTTAAGGTACTTGGATCATTAATACAGCTTTGACTGGACGTATGCGAGAGATTATATAAGGTTCTCTGCTCAGAGGACGAGCCCAGACCAAGATGGTGAGAACTGGTGTGTTGGTTGATGAGGAGTTGTTCAGATGTAGTTGTGGACCAGCCATTCTGCCCTGCCCATGTCTGGCAGGGTATGTGGTTCTTATTTGCTGTAGAGTTGTTCATCATTCTCCATAACCATCAATGTTTGCTGCTTGGAGCCTCCTAATTCCTTGAAGTGATGTCCTAACAGATCAAAATAtgcaaagaaaatcacagataTTAATTTCACTCACATGTGCAGTGGTTTAACTAAAACCTTGTGCAACAGAAAATCTGCTGTTATTAATAGTTGTGGAAATGATACCGAAGACCTGAAAAAATAGAATGAAATCATAATGAATCAGCCataatgaataatgaataaaaaaatgacaacaaaaaacagatgtCTTAATGAACATCCACTTTATTGAAGGAAATGATATTCTCAGGCTCTGCTactattgagaaaaaaaaatatttacaaaagggatcttttggttttaaaagatttcacATCCGGCTTGTGGATGCTGCAGAGGGACATCATTTTGTTAATCTTGGTAGGAACTTGGCATTACAGTTTGCTGCAGCAGATGATGCCGTTCTCCTTTAACCTCAGCAGTGATACTGACATCGGTAAGCTAATTTAATCCTTTGGGACCCAAGGCTTTTACATTTCAAGTCTGCAGTGATGCACACATTGCATCagcattttaaactgaaatgaaccaCTTCTAATTGTTCTGAAAAATATAGATTAATATTACACCTAAAAGTGATCACTTGGAGTAAAAGTAGAAATGAGTACCTCTTAAACTTAAAGActtaaaacttaaatttaaagCAATGCAAAGAAAGCTTTCCAACTTCAGCCCAATGATATATATAAAAGGGGctttctaaaacaaaatataaaaagatttaactttttttttttttacccttcagCGCTCTGCTTACCTGGTAGAGCAAAAGTCTCTAACTACTGAACATTATTAATATCTATAATCTAGATAATTTGTTGATAATAATCAATCTTTGTTATTGCTTGAAgggaatagaaaaaaaagcaaatatgtgTATTTCTACAGCGTTTTCTAAGTGCAAGCATTAAAAGGGTTAATGGTGGtgaattttaaaagtaaatattaaataaaagccATACTTAATTCAGCTGTTTGTAGCTCGCAACAAAAAATGCACTTGAAAATAAATACCATATTTCCCACACTCTTTGTGCTACTACTGAAAACATAATGCTTCCAGTTATAATGGAAGTAAACATGTCCTCATTCTGTAATACAAAATTCATCATTCTCTGTTTAGAGGATTTAAGTGATGTGATGGATGATTGTACATGTCTACTGAAAACCACGTTGCCTCCTCCAGAGACACATCAACAAAGGGAAGTGATTTTTAACAGCTCATTATGGACAGTTTTCAGGTAACCTTTGTAACGAAAAGCCGAAGTCTACAGATTCTTACACACTTGAACCTTAATAGTATCATAAATGTAGCATGAgaacacattttcatttgtttttgattCAACAAACTCTTTAAACATCACTCAAAGTCAACATTCCGCTGGCAGAAGGGCATTTTATGGATGCCACACTGTTCCTTAATTTAAAGTAACTATGCATTGAAACTTTcaggattaaaaaataaagtaatatatCGGAGgaaaaaacttgacaaaatgGTACCGCATTTTAGTTCATAGCTAGCTCTCTCCTTTGATTAGCTCTTAGCTCTTGCATGCTGTGAAATGTAATCAtattttgataataaaatactGGAAAATTCACGAATTGTTCTTAGAAGTAATAGCAGCCCTGAATCGACTCAGTTGCAATAGAAATTCTGCaagcattcatttttttagTAAATGTTTGCACCATACCTATCTACGGACACCTCAAACCCTTGTTTACTTCACGGCTAAGATTCCACTTCCgcctccctcttcttcttcgTCATTTATATAAAGGTAGCAAAGTAGTTGtagtgcattactgccaccaactggtattaataaaaaataaaataaaataaaataaaataaaataaaataatctatctatctatctatctatctatctatctatctatctatctatctatctatctatctatctatctatctatctatctatctatctatctatctatctatctatctatctatctatcaggAAACCTGAAATGATCAATATAGCATAATGAGAGTAATTGTAACAATTTGAAAATTTTCCATAGCATCATGGCATGTGTGTCAGATTTTGATGTAATAGCTTTTTCTTCAGCAGCATCTCAAAGATCAGAGAGTTTCTCACTGGAAGATCCTATATGTTTACAGATGTGAGTCATGTCCTCAGAGTTGTAGGAGGACTGAAGGATCTGAACATACAGCTCCTGTCCTGACGATAGAATTCAGCAAGACTTCGAATGAAAACGGTTACCTTTTACAGATTTTGTAAtagtgtatttgttttattatgtcctTTGAATAACATGCTGAAGATATTTTATGATTTGAAAGTTAATATATATCTAAAATCATGATGGaaactttaatacatgaaactataataatacattttcacATTCAAAAGTTTTTCAGTGGTGACCCTAATGATCTGTCTGtgattttatatgtatatatagtctTTCTCCCTCTCCTATTCTGTTTTATGTATGTTAACATGAATGTgagtttgtttaataaatttgattgatTTAGAGTACGTTTCtataagaagaagaagcaaaTCATTATATTTACAAACTAAGAAAAACAGTTGGATGAACTGTCTCTGACGAAGAACAAATAATTATATATCAGATATCCTtccaatcattttaaaaaagtcacatttcaaaCATCAGACTTAATTTTTAcctgatgtgtttttgtatttagtcAGCCCTTTGTTTCTGCAGATctctgctgtttccttcttATAATCTAGCAGAGTTGGAAACCactccaggttgggaaccactttTATAGGTAGAGAATTTTATGACCATGTACACATGTGCTTGTGCTGTTTAATTAATCTTATCACACTACTAATGATCGCTTTCACAGGGGTGGTGCCAGAGCAGTTGACTTCAGGGTTCAGTCGTACaaaaatttgaatgttttatcaataattttactcttttctgggataatgtaaaatatgtaaataaatagaaaaaaggcACATCAGTTTGATGGTGAACTAATTATTTCATCTTGCACCATATTGGTTAaaggaaataaagtaaaagcaaaagATAACCAAAAAAAGCAGAACAGAGAAGAGATGGTAGACTAAGGACAAAAGGAGAAACAGACTTCAAAttgaaggagaaggaggaagacCTTGGTGTGAATAAAGTGTTCAATCCTGACGCAGTAGGTTTCCAGCGGCTTACACAGGCAGAGGTCACAGCAACCCAGGTTTTGCAACCTCCATCTGatccccctcttcctcctcaccctCCTCCCTACAATCGACTGGCAATTACAAGCCTCTGTGCTGTCCATGGCCAAGCCTAAGCTTTTCAATTATCCCACGCCACCTGATACTGGTGTAACAACCAGGACAAAAGCGACAGAATCTGACAAAGACTGGACAGATAAAGTCGTGCTAAAAGTAAACATGCCCCTACACTTAGAGGGGCAAatgatttgtttaaaaacacatgataGATTTTGTTTCAGGAACTCTACAGAGTTATCTAAATTATGCTAAACATGCAGAAAAGGTAATGAAtgacagagagaagagggaaagtAAGAAGTAAGAAACCCTGGGCTATTTTTGTGGTAGAAGATCCTATGTATGGAGAAGCTACGAGAGGGGGAGCAAGATGACGAGGTCAAGGCAGGTTCAGGGGCAGAGGACGAGGACAGAGAGGACATGGTGGATGGCAAAATAGTAGGAGAGAGGCTGCCGAGGGAGACATCTGTGGACATTTAGGACAGTGGTCACGAGACTGCCCTGACTCAGAACAAACATGCTAGAGGAAACAAAGAAGGAAACAGGAGGTGATGAATGTTCAGGGGAAGTAGAAGAGGAAGTTTTGAACTTAAAAGAGATCCTCTTTTTCAGCAGATGAGAAATCACAAATAACATTGTGGGTTTCAGGCCAGCCATTAACTTTACTGTGGGACTTAGGAGCAGCACTTACAATAATAAACAGGACACTTTAGGATATGAAGTTCTCACATAATTCTGTTCTGGTTAGCTGTGCAAATGGAGGCCTGCAAAAGAGAAATTATAACACAACCAGATATGATAACTGATCCTAACACTGGAAAAATACATGAAGATCCTGCAGTGTTTTCACCCAACTGGCACATAAATCTTCTGAAATGAGATTTCATTTTCCACTTAAAAGTAGGTGTGTGTGCTATGGTCGGCTCTACATACTGTTCTTGTGTCCCTGCTAATGATGACGATGGAGGTGTTATTTTCCAAGCTATTGCTAATCTTATAGCTCTTAGGGTGGCAGTAGACAACGACCACAGACTGGGAGAGAACCTGTGGAACTGGCTGACGGCGGGTTCCTGGATTTATATCCTTAGAAAAAATTCTAATCCCagttagaaaaatatttctaCTCTTTATCCTGTTTGTTTCATGTATACACAGCATGGTCACTAAGATGGTTTCTGGTTCATTAACCAAACTACTACTCCATGAATATGGTAAAATTTATCTCCTGAAGTACGCTGAAACTTATTATGATGCCGAAGAGTTAGGCTTTCAGACCACAAATTTATGTGAATGGTAACTTAATGATGCAGTCATAGAAACTCGAAAGAAGTTATGTATGTTAACAAAAGTGTTATCAGTTATTAATTAATGATAAACAGGAGGAAAATGTTAGAAAAATCATGTatataattcattatttttcattattattatgttttctatATAGTATTTTagcattatgtttttatatatccTCCATTATATTATGTATCAAGATTTAGAAAATCTACTCAGCAGcattctttgtgcatgtgtgctggTGCTTGGGTCCGAAAGTACAGGAGGTCAAGACCGTGGAAGGGATGAAAGAAGAACCACAACACGATCGTGCAAGAAGGAGAAAAGCCACTAATACACCCACACATCCAGTTCTGCATGTCTTACCTTTTAGTGTAAAATGCCAAAAGCATAAATCTTAAGATTCTGTAATGTTTAAGGGAGGGAATTCATGAACCTTCCTTCATAACACCTTGTTATGTGTAAAAcaattcagtgtgtgtgtcataCTTGGACCGTACACTTGATCCTTTCAAGTAAAATTGTACACATTGAGAATaactctgtgttttcttttgattgAAAGTTTATTGGTGTTAGTGCTGGGAAGAATTTCCCTAATAAAATCTTTGGTTCGAACTTCTGCTTCCTTCTTGAGTTCATGAAATTAGAAACAGGAACAAATCTGATCTGAGATCCGACTTCACTTCAACAGGATGATGAAGGTGCAGAAatgcttttcattcattttaagtGTTCCCTATTTATTCCCACCAGAAAACCTTTCAACTATAGTTAATAGAGAACCTTGAGCTCTGATTCTTGTGTCCACATCTACACAGACATAGTATGCTCACAATTTAGTTTATATAAAGCAGATTTTCTTCACTAAGATTTAAAACTAGATTTCGGAGCTGAAAATCCACCAAACTTTGGTTTCATTGGCTTTGAGGGAGAAAAAGTACTTTGATGTAACATTACATTCACAGAGCTCTTC containing:
- the LOC121648801 gene encoding uncharacterized protein LOC121648801 isoform X1, translating into MMNNSTANKNHIPCQTWAGQNGWSTTTSEQLLINQHTSSHHLGLGSSSEQRTLYNLSHTSSQSCINDPSTLTSRNNNPHTALYNDPRMSNITLSNLLYDNTAVSSAAHSISFSQQSPHTSSMMIATNQEKAIPPPSLSQQNQGPQPCRTQDLPFIAPNSPLKALFHSQISSQCLPNRLQDFPISLQSCEQHINTTQASFGGQNMESVGITGYAHSSASSSTSQERSHWVPSSHSGEAGKSAVTVGAGHPEKETSQEEIMENMPKSPQLVNNEKSRSAILQKRAQLLKQLERMDELLQSLPPDYSDDEMVPETPDTKQTNVSDGYHIQLPPKEENEDESVAEDDSDHEGDPDYMPHSEGSDSDCPSDTDPRDSHPLSSPSTPATKRNLPVKEEMNESENQSTTPPKKKHRINQKNILKAVVLSTSAMEVGRDYDVRNYCLFCSKPMTKLARHLERVHSDKPEVAIAFQYPLHSKERKEIWRKIRIEGNFAHNRDVLRTGEGQLAVRVRPRIPTKAVDFIHCIYCRALFKKSSLYGHMSKCPEKAKIKDGLPRGRKSIISQSVLLTVDCDDLGISESMKKVLSEMNYDDVTRAVMGDRILLQYGEQMCEDHSHDVEKYQYIRQNLRQIARLLLEAQKTTSMQNMEDFFHPSNFEHVVSAVNVLAGYDADKKAFSIPSLAIKLGYNLQKTCCIVEDNATESGHTDVAESARSFLSLYQQKWSKLISIDALKNLKETKQKNKKPVPFAQFAEDVKLLHTLMENVHRDAEKKLRDGVNKENYGALARIVLARTIVFNKRETREIATMPVTAFESRKKSTNFDEMDVSVSELEKTLCGFFTRVDIRGSCGRVVPILLKPCFESSMELLVSVRKECGILSNNPFIFARPSTLSAYRGTDCLRGLVKECGAKNPEALTSKNMRKRFTKMLQLINLNENEAKQIFGPKSQIPQQSDDDDADMESGEEEEASTGHNREASSTSHGPNHRERRGERTSCKMTAPSKPVKKRQGHHQKSKLKWDEAEVSAVEKHMMRFIKEHKVPQKNDCVQCLEAEPHALKARSWKGVKDYVRNRITTLQRQKDSSRDLSRSKKGPRQKEQQQGNVKLQPSEGYEYASGSRSEVYSARSEPAAHYHQQARGETTSCDRTAPHKSTKSKEKAATGVHHKGKIKWDETEVRAVEKHMMRFIKEHKVPQKDDCVQCLSAEPHALKARSWKGVKDYVRNRITSLQRLSRSSKNSSKKQNRSRHEEQFLQNVGYYHQL
- the LOC121648801 gene encoding uncharacterized protein LOC121648801 isoform X2, translating into MMNNSTANKNHIPCQTWAGQNGWSTTTSEQLLINQHTSSHHLGLGSSSEQRTLYNLSHTSSQSCINDPSTLTSRNNNPHTALYNDPRMSNITLSNLLYDNTAVSSAAHSISFSQQSPHTSSMMIATNQEKAIPPPSLSQQNQGPQPCRTQDLPFIAPNSPLKALFHSQISSQCLPNRLQDFPISLQSCEQHINTTQASFGGQNMESVGITGYAHSSASSSTSQERSHWVPSSHSGAGKSAVTVGAGHPEKETSQEEIMENMPKSPQLVNNEKSRSAILQKRAQLLKQLERMDELLQSLPPDYSDDEMVPETPDTKQTNVSDGYHIQLPPKEENEDESVAEDDSDHEGDPDYMPHSEGSDSDCPSDTDPRDSHPLSSPSTPATKRNLPVKEEMNESENQSTTPPKKKHRINQKNILKAVVLSTSAMEVGRDYDVRNYCLFCSKPMTKLARHLERVHSDKPEVAIAFQYPLHSKERKEIWRKIRIEGNFAHNRDVLRTGEGQLAVRVRPRIPTKAVDFIHCIYCRALFKKSSLYGHMSKCPEKAKIKDGLPRGRKSIISQSVLLTVDCDDLGISESMKKVLSEMNYDDVTRAVMGDRILLQYGEQMCEDHSHDVEKYQYIRQNLRQIARLLLEAQKTTSMQNMEDFFHPSNFEHVVSAVNVLAGYDADKKAFSIPSLAIKLGYNLQKTCCIVEDNATESGHTDVAESARSFLSLYQQKWSKLISIDALKNLKETKQKNKKPVPFAQFAEDVKLLHTLMENVHRDAEKKLRDGVNKENYGALARIVLARTIVFNKRETREIATMPVTAFESRKKSTNFDEMDVSVSELEKTLCGFFTRVDIRGSCGRVVPILLKPCFESSMELLVSVRKECGILSNNPFIFARPSTLSAYRGTDCLRGLVKECGAKNPEALTSKNMRKRFTKMLQLINLNENEAKQIFGPKSQIPQQSDDDDADMESGEEEEASTGHNREASSTSHGPNHRERRGERTSCKMTAPSKPVKKRQGHHQKSKLKWDEAEVSAVEKHMMRFIKEHKVPQKNDCVQCLEAEPHALKARSWKGVKDYVRNRITTLQRQKDSSRDLSRSKKGPRQKEQQQGNVKLQPSEGYEYASGSRSEVYSARSEPAAHYHQQARGETTSCDRTAPHKSTKSKEKAATGVHHKGKIKWDETEVRAVEKHMMRFIKEHKVPQKDDCVQCLSAEPHALKARSWKGVKDYVRNRITSLQRLSRSSKNSSKKQNRSRHEEQFLQNVGYYHQL